From Methylocystis sp. ATCC 49242, one genomic window encodes:
- a CDS encoding IS110 family transposase: MHIVRIGLDLAKYVFHLHGVDERGKVVLRKTLRRPAVALFFANLPPCIVGMEASNGAHYWAKTFSELGHDVRLISPQFVTPYVKSNKNDRNDAEAICEAVGRPNMRFVPVKSAEQLAIQAIHRIRSRLVANRVRLVNQIRGLLGEHGVVIAQTIGNLRRALPRIVDEESNGLNSIVRELIGELREELIDLDRRVAIYDRKIRELYRTSAACQRLGMVEGIGPITATALVAAAGDAKCFKNGRQFAAWIGLVPRQRSSGGRSRLLGISKRGDRYLRTLLIHGARAALGRIRGKQDPRSLWLLKARERHHPNVVAVALANKNARIAWSLLASGMSYDQRLTVSSA; this comes from the coding sequence ATGCACATCGTCCGTATCGGCCTCGATCTCGCGAAATATGTTTTCCATCTTCACGGTGTTGACGAACGCGGCAAAGTCGTTTTGCGTAAGACTTTACGCCGCCCGGCCGTTGCGCTCTTCTTCGCGAATCTTCCGCCCTGCATTGTTGGAATGGAAGCCTCGAACGGCGCGCATTATTGGGCCAAGACGTTCTCCGAGCTTGGGCATGACGTTCGATTGATCAGCCCGCAGTTCGTCACGCCATACGTAAAATCCAACAAGAATGATCGGAATGACGCCGAGGCGATCTGTGAAGCAGTCGGCCGTCCGAACATGCGGTTCGTTCCGGTCAAATCCGCCGAACAGCTGGCGATCCAGGCTATTCATCGGATTCGCAGTCGTCTAGTCGCCAATAGGGTTAGACTTGTGAACCAGATCCGCGGCCTACTCGGCGAGCACGGCGTCGTTATTGCGCAGACCATCGGCAATCTTCGGCGCGCTTTGCCGCGGATCGTCGACGAGGAAAGCAACGGTCTGAACAGCATTGTTCGGGAGTTGATCGGCGAATTGCGGGAGGAATTGATCGACCTTGATAGGCGGGTCGCAATTTACGATCGCAAAATCCGGGAATTGTATCGAACAAGCGCAGCATGTCAGCGCCTCGGCATGGTCGAAGGAATTGGACCTATTACTGCGACAGCGCTGGTCGCAGCGGCTGGCGATGCAAAATGCTTCAAGAATGGACGGCAGTTCGCGGCATGGATCGGACTTGTCCCGAGACAACGATCGAGTGGCGGCCGATCGCGGCTGCTCGGCATCAGCAAACGCGGCGACCGATATCTTCGTACCTTGCTTATCCACGGCGCACGCGCCGCCTTGGGCCGGATACGAGGGAAGCAGGATCCGAGAAGCCTTTGGCTGCTCAAAGCGCGCGAACGCCATCATCCAAATGTCGTCGCCGTCGCGCTCGCCAACAAGAACGCGCGGATCGCATGGAGCTTGCTCGCCAGCGGCATGAGCTACGATCAGCGTCTAACCGTCAGCTCGGCCTAA